TATTTTTACAGTTATAGTAACAATGTGATCTTTGTACATAAATCTCTGTGCTTATCtctgattatatttttttcacttgttttctgTGATTACagagttatttacttatttctacaGGAAAACTTTCAAACATTGCAAAAAGAAAGGCCTTAAAACAAAAGTTtagggctaaaaaaaaaaaaaaaaaaaaaagtttagggcttccctggtggcgcagtggttgagagtccgcctgccgatgcaggggacacgggttcgtgccccggtccaggaggatcccacatgccgcggagcggctgggcccgtgagccatggccactgagcctgcgcgtccggagcctgtgctccgcaatgggagaggccacagcagtgagaggcccgcgtaccgcaaaaaaaaaaaaaaaaaaaaagtttatcataATCTTATTCCTCAAGATGATCATGGCTAACAAATTGATAGATATTCTGAGagatttaagttttttaaaaataaggcaaaatataGATAATtgaagaaatttggaaaatagaagagaaaatcaTTCATAATTTATATCACCATAGTGGTGATTACCTTTCCTTCTTGATCTtattcatatgtatattttaacatacatatataacgTTAGattgtatttgaaattttaatatcctgtgttttttttcacatttgcctATAAGTATTTTTCCACATTGTCacgtattttcattttcaattatcTGATGTCTGTATAATTTCCACCAAGTGGAAGTACCATACTTTGCTAAATTGCTAagcctcagtgtccatcaacagaaaaattgtGTTTTCCAACATTAtttcaggggatttttttttttacaggtaacAAAAGAATTCAgcttgggtttttttctcccactctggGAGGTTCCTTCTCTATGAAAAAGTTCTAACAGTAGAATTACTAGGTTAAATAATATAGGCATTTTTATGACATACTGATGACTGAGGATATTCTGAGATCCATTGCAGGTGTTGTATATAGTACAGATTGAGAATTTTGTCCTGACTTTCTGTACCTACAAAATGGTGATCGTGGTGTCCCAACTGCCATTCAGCCTACAACTTTAAGACctaatatattgggttggccaaaaagttcattcgcgtttttctgtaacatcttacgaacgaactttttggccaacccagtatattGCCGGTTAGCTCTAGAAAGAtggtaccagtttacattcccaccagtggtgTGTGAGAAGCTCTCTTTCCCTGTACCTTTGCCCGTTTTGAGTTTTAGCATTAAAGAGAGACTTTCCAACTTGATATAAAAATTGATTCTTCATTCTTTCAGttctcatttctttgattaccAGTGAGGTGAAGCTTTGTTTTGGTATGTCTTTTGGCCTTTTGTAATTCTTGGTGTATTTGTTGTACTTTGCGTTTTTCTATcagttcatcttttttctttactcgTTAATAGGAAGTCTTTTATCTATCAGGTCTATCTACTCCTTGATGTAtaaatcaaaaatacattttttaacccTTTACTgggttttggtttattttggtatgttgtgtgaGGTAGGAATCTCACTAAGTGTTTTTTCCAGATACTTAAGCAACAGTCCCAACATAAATTGTGAGTaatcaatttttttctgattagaaatgccaatttttatcatatattaaattaGTTTACTTATTTCTCTTAGGGATTAGGAAtctctaaaattaaaaaccagAGTTAAACCTCCTTATAAATGTGTAAACTCCCTGTTGAGGTTTCCTAGCTACACTCTTTTGATGATTTTATCTGTTACCCCCAGAATTTCAGTTACCTtctttatgacaaaaactctaaaTACAAGTTTTCAGCCCACACCTCTGTCCTCTGTTCCATATATGTATGCCTGATATTTCAAACTGAATGTATCTTTTTCCTCCTCAAACCAGTGTTACCACTCTCACCAAAGGTCACTGTCATCTCTCAAGCCCCAAACCAGCAAATTATCATtaacttctccttctccctcacaTCTCGCTCCAGTagtcatcctgtcctgttgttTTTGTCTCTTAGTCATCCAAGTCCCCTTATTGGACTGCTGAAACAACCTCCCAAGGGGTCCTGCAGCCTTCACCTTGCCTCCTACCTTCCACCCCTTGTACACGCTTTGCTCTATGAGCAAAAGGATaagttgtctgtgtgtgtgtgtgtgtaatagaaGATCTAATCATGTCACATATTTTTCAAACCTTTTCCAATACTTTTTATGGCTTTTTGCTCACTTTAGGGTAAATTCCTTAAAGTGATTTGCAGGGTTATATTTGCTTGCCCTGGGCTTCATGTCTTATTTCTAGTGCCTAATACTTTGGCCTTACTAGATCTCTTTCATTCTTCCAAAGTATGGGGCTTGATTCCTTTTGTATATTCTGTTTCATCTCTCTAGTATCTTCTTTTCCCTCTTCACCTGTCTAATTCTTATTTATCTCTTCTTATTTTATCTATTCTTATTTATCTTCTTATATCTATCCCAGATTAGATTAGGTCCCCTCTGCTCTGCATTCTACAGGACccaatatttctccttttataattCCCTTATTTGTAACTACTGGTGTTAGTGTCTTTGTTGAGCTGTGACATAAGCTCTGGGTAGGCGGGGGCATTTCTgactttttctccattgtctagCTCTGATTATAGCCAAACCCCACCCTACTTCATGAGTCTCTGTAGGATTCTGCATTGGGTCCACTTTATGTCCCTGCTATGGAAGAGGATCAGGAAATCCCAGATAGGATCCTCTTAAACCTCTAAAACTCAACACCGAGGCACAGACCTTGAAGAGAAGTTCACAGGGCCAGTCTTATTATATACTTCACCAGACATCCTATTCTTCCATGCCTTCTGAGCTCTTGATTATGGTAAACCATCTCTCTACCTTCTGTTTTTCTTGAAATAATGCTTCCAATTCTACTTCTCACTTCAGGGTTATACAGAGAGACATTTTTTGATGAACAGTTATGATTTTGACTTTCCAAAAACCAGAAACTCTctatactatttttgcaactctttgtaagtcaaaaattatttcacagagtgtttttgttttttcaactgCAGCCTACACTCTTATATTGAGCTATGCCTGAAGAAAAGATTTTGAATTGATAAGACATCTTGAAGAAAGGACAATCAGCATATCTCTAGGTTGTATCAAATAGAAATCCCTAATTACTATCCAACTCCTTGACATATAGGGGAGGTGGGTAGATCAGACTTAATGCATTAGCCTTGCTGTGAGGCCATTTCCCAACACATTTGACTATATTAATTGACTTTTCATATAGATTATTGTATAGTGGAAAGAGTGCACTAATTGACATGGATATTCCCATTCACTTCatagttatttttatctttataaataacATTCTGATTTATTTCTCAAGTACTTGAGTGTTTGCTAATATGTCAGTCTGTCTGGCTGCCACTTCTTGGACAGCTGACAAATGGAGTTTGTTAACCTAGAAAGCTGGAAGCCACCCCTGACTCTTGGTGATGCAGGCACGTTGCTGTCCTGACAGGTTTTGTGTGAGTTACCAGATAGTATCCTTAGGCAACAGCTCTAtctcatttttctgtttactGGGACAGTgatatcccctcccccacctttttttcctctgtgagcAGGGCTCCCAGTTTTTCAACCTTGAAGTCTTTTACAATCAAAGCAAAGAGaagatttgtggatgttgaataTGCAAGGAGCTGAAAAGAGAGAGATTGAAAGAGAGATTTGTCCAGGTGAGTAAGCAAGGGATCACCAGTGCAAGAAACAGGAGGGCTTTGGAAATTTTACAAGAAAAACTGAATGAAGCTCAGGAGAGCAAATTACCCTCTCTTTTAGGAATGCTGGGGGTGAATGTGAGTGAGCATCTATTGAGTGAGCATCTCTTGAGGCCAGCTTTTCCCTGGTACTCATTTGAtctcatttccactattttgcaCTTTTACATTCTCCCACTCTCCACTCTTTGAATACAAACCATCCATGTTTCTTGTCTTGCCCGAATCTTAGtctgttattgtttgtttttttccctttatctccCTGGTCTCTGATTCTGTCACTTCCTTGGTGTCTGCAGCTACTCATTTTTCATTAATGGTGATCACCTTACCCTGATGCAGATCTCTTTCACCAGTTGTAACTCTGAATTACTTGCCccacttgctcttttttttttttttttttttggctgcgttgggtctttgttgctgcatgtgggccttctctagttgcggcgagcaggggctactcttcattgcagtgcatgggctctaagcatgcgggcttcagtagttgtggcacaggggctcagtagttgtggctttcaggctcagtaattgtggcacacgggcttagttgctgcacggcatgtgggatcttcctggaccagggcttgaacccgtgtcccctgcattggcaggcagattcttaaccactgtgccaccggggaagtcctacCCCCACTTGCTCTTATTGGCCATTACTCATAGGCCATTACTGAGACCTGTCAAAGTTAGGTCCCTATAAGTTCAGGGGCTTGCACTCTGCCTTGCGCAAGAGATACTCACTGTGATGGTTTTTTTCAGGTTGGGTGAACAAGCCTGCTCCAGAGCAGGATGGCTCTGAAATTGATTTGCCAGGGATAGCATCAAAGAGATCCCAAGAGGATGAATACCAGGATTCtacatttgaagaaaaatatgtatgtgagAGCATGAAGGAAAACCCTCCCAGAGAGGTTTCTGGACCATGCCTTTTCCAAGAAGGTTTTGGGGGAATAGCTTTCATCCACAAGGAAGCACCTCCAGAAATGATTAGACAAGAATATAATTTTGAGAGAAGCCTGCTTTTGACCTCAAGCCTTGTTACACATCTCAGGGTTTCTACAGAAGAGAGCCTACATCAGTGGGAGACAAGTAGCATATACACCAATGAGATTTCAGACCAAAGTAAATGTCCGATCTTCTCTACACagaaaaaatcttggaaatgtaGTGAATGTGGAAAAACTTTTAATCAGAGCTCATCCTTTACCCAGCATCAGAGGACTCATACGAGACCCTACACATGTGAGGAATGTGGGAAAACTTTTAGTCGTAGCTCATTCCTTGTTCGACATCAAAGAATTCACACCGGAGTGAAACCATATGGATGTGAGCAGTGTGGGAAAACATTTCGATGTCGATCATTTCTTACTCAGCATCAgagaatccacactggagagaaaccgtaTAAATGTAATGACTGTGGGAATTCCTTCCGCAATCATTCACATCTCACTGAACaccagagaattcacactggagagaaaccttataaatGTAATAGAtgtgggaaagcattcagtcaGAACACACACCTCATTcatcatcagagaattcacactggtGAGAAACCTTATTTATGCAATGAATGTGGCTCTTCGTTTCGCAAACACTCAAATCTTACacaacatcagagaattcacactggtGAAAAGCCCTATAAATGTGATGAATGTGGGAAGACCTTCCATACAAAGGCAAACCTCTCTcagcatcagagaattcatactggagagaaaccctataaatgtaaggaatgtgggaaagcgTTTTGTCAGAGCCCATCCCTTATTAAACACCAGCGAATTCATACCGGAGAAAAACCCTATAAGTGTAAGGAATGTGGCAAAGCTTTTGCTCAGAGCACCCCACTCACtaaacatcagagaattcatacaggGGAAAGACCCTACAAATGCAGTGAGTGTGGTAAAGCTTTCATTCAGAGCATTTGCCTTATTCGGCATCAGAGAAGCCACACCGGAGAAAAACCCTATAAATGCAATGAATGTGGGAAGGGCTTTAACCAGAATACCTGCCTCACTCAGCATatgagaattcatactggagagaagccctataAATGTcaagaatgtgggaaagcctttgcTCACAACACGTCTCTTACTGAACATCATAGGACTCACACTGGTGAGAAGCTCTATAAGTGTAGTGAGTGTGAGAAAACCTTCCGCAAGTACGCACACCTTAGTGAACATTACAGGATTCACACTGGTGAGAAGCCTTATGAATGCTTTGAATGTGGAAAATTCTTCAGACATAGTTCAGTCCTTTTCAGACATCAGAAACTTCACAGTGGTGAATAAACCTGGCATTCAGGTTATGACAGTTCTCTAGAGACAGTGACTAGGAATCTGGCTGGCGAAGAGGGACAGGAAGAGTTCCTAGAGGAGAGGATAAAGAAGCCTTGGATCCTGCACTCAGGAGGGTATTTTGAGAAATGGAGGTGGGAGCTTGGAGAATGCAGAGCCTACTCCAGGTGGGCATCTGGGAATACAGGGTAGGAAAGAAGTTCCTACTTTTCACAGAAATCCTTGCTCTTTGCCATTCCTTTGTCTCCATGGCCTTCTCATACCTGGAGATGCCATTTAAGTTAGCACTGTGTTTCCCTTATTGCATCCCTGCTTCACCCTCCCAACTTGTCACCTGTGTTCACTGGTCATAGGCTGAGGTGCTTTTCCAAATTGATGGTCGGTGTGAAAGTGGCAGCAGCTCTGAGGTAGTGCTGAGTAGCCTGCAGATGCCTGAGGCCGCTCTGACCATGCCACCGTGGGGAGGCTGCCCATCTGTGGAGGCGTTTCCGTGAAGGGGAGATAGAAACAAGTGAAAACAGAATCCTTAGTCATTCATCTGTTCAGCAAATGAGGGGATATGTGGCAAGAGCTGGGCTGATTGCTACAGAAAAATAGGTGAAGAAGGCTTTTATCAGGGTGAGGGAGAGCTTCCTGATCCATTCAAGCTGGAGGGTGACTTGGGGCTAAGAAGGAAATAAGAGATCAAGAGAGACTTCTCTTGAATGATGTCAGTTTGTGGGAAGGAAGTCGGATCTGCTCAGAGGGTCACAGAGAGGAAGACCTAACCTCTTTCCCAGAGGAATATTATCTTACCCAGAAAGAAAATGGTTTGTGCTAGACTGCTAGTGCTAAGAAGCCTCAGAGCAGGAAGCCTGCCTGTGACTGAGCAAGCTACCCACACATCCCTGTCCTAGACTCGGGCATACGCCTGTCTCTTGTAAGCTTGGCTGGGACACTAGTGCACAGGGACCAGGGGAGAGGGGCCCGCTAGGATTAACAAAGTGGGACTTGGTTTGTTAGCCTTTAGAGAGGAGAAAGCATTAGTGAAGTGGTCACCGTAATGGGGATGGCTAGGTTTTGTGTAATCATGGCATTGGTGGCTCTAACCATGGATTCGTTAGATCtcagatatttctgtttttattgggCCTCTTTTTCCAGGATATTTATCATTCCCTGCAGATTAGGAGTATCTAGGGAAACACTTCTCGTGGGATGAATTTGGAAAGAATTCTAGAGAGAATTCCCTCTTTTTCAAATCCCTGAAAATTGAGATAACATGGTTTGCCATGACTGCgatggtattttattcttttgagagAAAGGAAGGGCATGTTTCCCCTTTATTTCCCCATTCTCTTTCATGTTCTTAACTGCTACCCAGAGATTCAGCTCTGGAAGATTAAGTGATCTTAAACTAGCCTTTGACTAGTATTTGAAATAGTTTCTATGCTCTGAGGcttacatagttttaaaaatatgattttaaaaactaaagtaagTTAATTCTGGAATGGTTATTTGGAACTCAgcatcgatttttttttttccagagcaaGTATCTTACAAGCATTGGTTTGAGCAATTAATTACCAATAATGGGAATGTGGCAGAAATAACATATTTTCCCTCTCCAGCTGTAAAGATTATGTTCTCAAATCTGCCATAGGACAATTCATAATTGAGTAAATTAATATGGGCAAAAATAACCCTATGAAAACTTTACATTTTATgctcatggaaaaaaaatatagtcTACTGAAAGCAAAtgtcaatgtattttttttctaaatgaaaaaaaaacactaaactcATTGCTAGCAtgtagtaaatgttcaataaatttttatttgttgaattaatatattttagtcaAACTTTGCCCACCAAAAACTTTAGGAACTTCCTGATATTTAGAGTAATATTTATATGCTACCATCTTTGGAGTCTTGAGTGGTGAttagagaggaaagggagaattTTCTTGAGGAAGAAATGTGTTGTAGTTTATCTTATGACAGAGCCGAAAGTAAGCTCATCACACGAGATGAATTGTGCCGAAgcacagcagtagagggctgccgctcgctcaggcaaaacagcGCCGTCTGTCCTGCCGTGGtagcttttattaaagcattatctagGTTTAcactttaagacttgttttcttaacatttcagaaatgccaaagcagcaacctatgtttttattaattatacaagcaataataggctttcttgaaaacatgccgtgcttcgtccttgagcacaaaagcagcacaaagttcccaccactctgattatactgaggacatctcatggatcagtgcccaaagcacTCAATGCTACTTCGCAGGCCCCCGGTTTgccggtgggggggtggggggggcttaAAGCACAGCTCTGGCTTATTCGCATGCCCCCGGTTTGCCGCGGGGGGCGGGGCTCAAAGCAATCAGGACTGtttgcagttctggcttattcACCAGTCCCCAgtttgctgggggggggggcgagctcatgggtcacgtctcctttccatgtcctcgGTTATTCCACTACAGAAATGGGAAAACCTTAGGGGTGAAAGATGCCTAAGTTGATGTTAGAAAGATTTTCTAAAATGGAGTGGAGAACATGGATTAAGTGGAGTTTTTAATCCTCAGGTTAAGAGTGTCCAGTACCATTTTTACTTcctggagaagcaggaaggaaaggaacgtatcatctttactctcatccTACATTGTCACCCTTGCAATATTTGCTCCTGATTTTCTCTCAGTTGCTGGCCCACCATATACCTAGCCACTCCAGCTTGGCCCCAAGTCTAGGAATTGTCCTCTTCCTCAGCCTTCCCTCATCATATCCAATCAACAACTATATCCTGTTGACATTATGTAACTCCTAAGTCTGGAAGCCATCtctactgctgctgctttatTCCAGCTCCCTGGTTTATTTCCTAGGCGATTTTTATGTTTTCCCAACCAGTCTTGCAGTTTCTTGCCCCACTAGGCCATCTTTCACATTTCTTCTGGGTGGTCTTTGCAAGACACAACTGTGGCAGCTCTGTTGTTCTCTCTCCGAATAAAGTGCTAGCCTCAACGGGCATCTGAGGCTCCTCATCTGGCCCAGGCCCCCTTTGCCATCCTCAGAGGACATTCCTTGCATATTCTGTTCCATAGTGCAAGTTCCTGTGACTCATCATCTCTGGACTCTACTTTGGCACCTTTGCACATACTGTTTTCTATGGCCTATTTGCCTTCCTTGCTTCTGCTTGCCTGGGAGGCTCCCATTAGTCACTTATGGATGTGCTCAGGCAACATCTCTTCAAAGCTGTTTCTGACCTcacatatttttgtattatttttgtgttttgtaacTTCATCATTTCATGTATCATGTTAGGTTGTAATGGCTAGTTTACAAATCTTTCTCTTTCCACTGAACTGTCAGCTCCATCAGGGCAGGAGCCATGTgaaatttattcatctttgtatcctcagtCTCTGGCATtttgtaggtactcaataaatatttgttgagctcaACTAAAATCAAGTCAGACATTTCTCCATGCCCACCTACAGGTCATGACTTAGGTCCACAGTTATCAGCAGAAAGAAGGTATACATGAGTATACCTGAGCAGAAAGGTGAATACATGAATGTGTCACGAAGCGTTTGCCAGAAGCAAGAATTCTGCACCTTCCTCCAAGGTACAGAGTGTGTGGTCCACTCTGATACTTTTTCTTATGAGATCCTACAGAGAGGATCTCATAAGAAAAAGTAATATGTAgcaaagaatttttttgtttttgttacaaaTTAGGCATTTAAATGTCCCATCATAGTTTAACAAAGTGCTTTCAGATATACTGATGTCAGGGTCAATAGGAAGAGGAAAATCCATGCAGGTGTAGAAGCACAGCTATGTCAATTGGAATATCCATGAAATAAGAGAGACAGGAGCTGAGCAGTGATGCTGGCCTGGCAGGAGAGCAGTTGAGCTGGAAACCCCAACATGGAAGCTTATGTCTTTCCTTGGGCTCTGGAATGATAAAGAATTAGAATGTGTTGCTTATGTTCAGTGTGCCGAAATGTAATTTGTGACTTCAGAAGGACACGGGATGAGGCCACATGAGATCCTCAAAACAacagaagggaaaacagaaagatggttggacttgcccaaggtcacacacctagTCTCAGGTAAAACTGAGACTCCAGtgtccttcctttcccctcaGATTTCTCTTTACTGGTTGTAATTCTGCTCCATGACGCCTCTTTACTTGTGTCTGTTAGGCCCTACtcctgagaatgggagaagcTCACTTTAGATCAAGAAGCTTTTTGGCCCACAGAATAAGACCTTACTGCATATAAGTGAGGGTGAGAAATAAGTTGATTTTACATTTTGACCCCCTCTTTCTTTCCACATAATGCAGAAGTCTAGTCTTGACCCCGGGTAGCTCTAGTTTCACTCTCTTGCAGCTGCTATCTAGAGCAGGGCTAGGATCATTTTAGTTTTGTGGAATATTTTTGGTGTCCATTCCTCCAATCCATTTTCCACCTCTCATTGAAAAATCTCAACCCAAATTGCAGTTAAGCCCCAGATTCCTGTTTCTAACCTGCTCTGCCTAGGGTACCCCACTCCAGGGTTAGTTTCCACCCAGTGGAGCCTGCTGATTTAGAGATTCTTTGAAGCCTAAAAGTTAGGGGGGAAATCAGTAGGCCTaggctctgtggtatgtgggatgtTAGGGCTATGGAGGAAGAACCTGCTATCTTGCTGAGACTGTGACATTGGGTAAAAAGAAAGGCAAGCCCAACATTGTTCCCTGGCATGTCAGCTAACAGTTCTACAAAGGGTCCCCTTTTAGCTGAAGATGGTTAGTGATGGTTTCAGTCTGGCATCTCCACTCCTGTTTTCAGCATCCTAAATGGATTCCATGTTGGGAAAACAGTCCATCTGGAAATTTGAGCAGGTAACTGCTGCATCTCATTCAGTTATTAATTGTTTACTGAGAGCCTACTCACACTAGGGATATGATGGTAAGCAGACAGCCCTATTTTCCTGAGCTTGCAGATCAGTGGGAATGCCTGGAAGTAGGTCAGGTGCCGCATTGCCCATGCCTTCATCCCTGGGATACATTTGTCAGGATGAGCCCTTATGCGCAAATATTCCTTAATGAAGATCAGCAGGATCTAAAGTTTCCCCAAAGGGGGGCAGGGGTGCTACCTGGAAGACTTGAAACGTCCTGGAAGCCAATTCAGTCAATGGGGGACTGGAGCTGGGATTTGGGGAACATGATAGGacgaacatttattgagcatttttcaAGTACCAGGAATTCTTGGTAATTTACACGAGTtagcctcatttaatcctcacaaccctgtGAAACTTGGTATCATTAAGGAGTGCGCACAGAGAGGTAACGCCCAAGTTCACACACTGAGAATCTGAGCTCTTGTCTTTTGGCTGATTGTTGAACAAAGATGCGGAAGGGTGTTTGCGGTTCCTCTGAGGAAGCCAATTATCCAGCAGGTGAGAATGTGTATAAGAGTGTTCTATAAGCTTTGGGAAAACCTTTAGAAGACCTCCAAAGGACCGTGACCTGGAAAAGAGTTTTTAGGAAGATCAGTGTGTTCGAATTGCTGGGTGAATTAACCTGGAGTAAGAGCTCCCTGTGGCGTCCCCCAGTCTCACTTGCGGTCAGCCTCCTTATTCTGGGAGGAGGTATACTGATGGATTTGCCACTGTTTCTGAGCCGGGGAGGAAGCCCCCCGCCCTCCTAGGGAGACAGCTGCGGTTGCTGGCGCGGCGCGGACTGGTGACGTCATTAGCGGCCCAGAGCGCCCAGGAAGAGCTGCGCGGGCGGCCCAGGAGCGCGCAGATGACAGAGGGTGGAGAGGTGTGGCCGGCGGTGCGGCGGGGAGCGCGTGGTGAGCGGAGTCGGCCGTACCCGGCTGCGGCTGGTTCCAGGAGGAACCCAGCCGGCCGCAGCCCCTCTTCATTCCGGCCGAGCAGGGCCCTTTGGAGCGGAGGCCCGGGGACCGGAACCGGCTCACCTGAAGAGGGAGGGGCGAAGGCTGTtccagagccctggtctgggagtcGGGAGGCCGGGGTTGCATTTGCATGTACTTGAGCCAGCGAACCCCTAAGTTCCGTTTTCTGTGTTCCAGAAGCGAATACTATTCCTCGCTTTGCCACTTCACAGAGTTGTACGGGTTAAGTATATGTGCAATTTATCTCTTTCATTAAGTTTATATTCCTCTCTAATAGCAACAGGATAGGTGCTGTACAAAGACATCAATAATAATTAACAGCAgatactatttattgagtgcttatcaGTCAGTATTCTTCTAAATACGTTccatgtgttaactcatttatGCATCATCACCCTATGAAGTAGTTACTATCAGCTCCActtaacatttgttaaaaatgGAGTACAGAAAGAGTAACTTACCCAATATCACTTAGTTAATAAATGGTGGaacagggattcaaacccagagacCACTAGCCCTGAGCCCATGCTATATTTGTTTTCAAGTTTGGTAGAGGAAAACGGGATGTAATCAGAGTGTTAAACACAGAGTGGAAGGAGCTATAGTAGAGACGTGTGAAATTTTTCCAGAATGTTGAGGAAGTGCCTTGGAAGCGTGAAGAAAACTTTTCCTCAAGGAAGAAATATAGTGGTTCATACTTGACCTGAATATTAAAATTGTTTAGTAGAGTAACTTAATCTAATTAGAAGATTGAAGATAATTAGTTGTTCAGTGTCAAGAGGTGCTAGTGGATTGGGGTGGATTAGACTGGAAACCGGGTCACTGCCTTTTGATATGGTGGTCTTTCCTTTCTATTCAGAGGGGTTCTTAAAACCTTTCCTTTTAGGAGGAGTTCTTAACATCTTCCAACAGACAACCCTGTCTTTTGTTGGAGATTTTGCTTCAAACCGAGGCAGTCTTATTTGCCTGAAATTAATAGGCCTCTGATTTTGGGAGACTAAGTGCTGGGGTGTTGCCCTGCTATTGACTCAGCCTATTCTTAACAAGAGGGCATCTCACTGCTGGACACATAGTAGCTGCTCAGTTAGTACTTTTCACAGAAATGAATAACCAGCTTCAATCAAAGAGGGATTGGAAGGGCTTGATTTGAGGTTCTTGctcttttccatctgtttttaGAGTCAAAGAATCACAAAGTGTTGGTACTAGAGGAAGCTTTAGATATCATCTAGTTTTTCATTTCACGGATTTAAAAAGTCACAGTTGAAATTGAGTGACTTGCTTCAGGTCATTAAGCAAGTTAGGGGCAGAGCAGAGACTAGAACCCAACCTCTTGACTGAGTCCACTGCTTATCTCACTGCCTTT
The DNA window shown above is from Phocoena phocoena chromosome 10, mPhoPho1.1, whole genome shotgun sequence and carries:
- the ZNF502 gene encoding zinc finger protein 502, translated to MLNMQGAEKREIEREICPGWVNKPAPEQDGSEIDLPGIASKRSQEDEYQDSTFEEKYVCESMKENPPREVSGPCLFQEGFGGIAFIHKEAPPEMIRQEYNFERSLLLTSSLVTHLRVSTEESLHQWETSSIYTNEISDQSKCPIFSTQKKSWKCSECGKTFNQSSSFTQHQRTHTRPYTCEECGKTFSRSSFLVRHQRIHTGVKPYGCEQCGKTFRCRSFLTQHQRIHTGEKPYKCNDCGNSFRNHSHLTEHQRIHTGEKPYKCNRCGKAFSQNTHLIHHQRIHTGEKPYLCNECGSSFRKHSNLTQHQRIHTGEKPYKCDECGKTFHTKANLSQHQRIHTGEKPYKCKECGKAFCQSPSLIKHQRIHTGEKPYKCKECGKAFAQSTPLTKHQRIHTGERPYKCSECGKAFIQSICLIRHQRSHTGEKPYKCNECGKGFNQNTCLTQHMRIHTGEKPYKCQECGKAFAHNTSLTEHHRTHTGEKLYKCSECEKTFRKYAHLSEHYRIHTGEKPYECFECGKFFRHSSVLFRHQKLHSGE